One part of the Sulfolobus tengchongensis genome encodes these proteins:
- a CDS encoding XdhC family protein: MSSCEIFPLISKLSAEGKRFAIVSIYKGNRLERTLVADGRVLLGSLDKELIELSLQALEKGQVIQREIGNTKVVIEPIEPRPAIIVVGSGIIAKFIAKLAVDMGYYVGVVGSGDVKEEDFAGVYAISNDLNILEQMVSEDSIVIVANEGGKPYDIDALYIAMKKKARFVGLLASQKRAALMIALLMKRGIPLDEIKKRLHSPLGLDIGSKTAEEIALSILSEVVLELRGGSGKRLQEVKNPYLLLDDALAGKIEDKCMFVPKSMSEQ; the protein is encoded by the coding sequence ATGAGTTCATGTGAAATCTTCCCATTAATTTCAAAACTAAGTGCTGAAGGTAAAAGGTTCGCCATAGTATCAATTTACAAAGGAAATAGGTTAGAAAGGACCTTGGTAGCTGATGGAAGAGTTCTTCTTGGAAGTTTAGATAAGGAATTGATCGAGCTGTCTTTACAGGCATTGGAAAAGGGACAAGTTATCCAAAGGGAAATTGGAAATACTAAGGTAGTTATTGAGCCCATAGAGCCGAGACCAGCCATAATAGTAGTTGGCTCTGGTATAATAGCTAAGTTCATAGCGAAGTTGGCAGTAGATATGGGTTATTACGTTGGTGTAGTTGGTTCTGGTGACGTTAAAGAGGAGGACTTTGCTGGGGTTTACGCTATCTCAAACGATTTGAACATATTGGAGCAAATGGTGAGCGAGGATTCTATAGTAATTGTGGCAAATGAGGGAGGTAAACCTTATGATATAGATGCACTGTATATTGCAATGAAGAAGAAAGCTAGATTTGTGGGATTATTAGCAAGCCAAAAAAGAGCAGCCTTAATGATTGCCCTTTTGATGAAGAGGGGTATTCCATTAGACGAGATAAAGAAGAGATTACATTCACCATTAGGATTAGATATTGGGTCAAAGACTGCTGAGGAAATTGCTTTAAGTATCCTATCTGAAGTAGTACTAGAACTTAGGGGAGGAAGTGGAAAGCGTTTGCAGGAAGTTAAGAATCCTTACTTACTATTAGATGATGCATTAGCTGGAAAAATTGAAGATAAATGTATGTTCGTTCCAAAGTCTATGAGTGAGCAGTAA
- a CDS encoding DedA family protein, whose amino-acid sequence MIYVFQGLQGYVILLLLMVGEGIGLPLPSEVIMPLVGYYSYLGSISLYVGIIVGTLGSLIGSIIAYIIGYKLGLPFLRRYGKYILIDSHRVDALHRWFLKYGDVAVFGFRFVPELRALISYPAGVAQMRILKFIGFTLLGHIIWDVTLSLLGYHLANQINYVISLAEKFGVYALVVTILLILIYLVARVLIMRRSH is encoded by the coding sequence ATGATTTATGTATTTCAAGGTCTACAAGGATACGTTATTTTGCTTTTGCTCATGGTAGGGGAAGGAATAGGACTTCCCTTACCAAGTGAGGTCATAATGCCCTTGGTGGGGTATTATTCATATCTAGGTAGTATATCACTCTACGTAGGTATAATAGTGGGGACATTAGGGAGTCTTATAGGATCTATCATAGCATATATAATAGGCTATAAACTAGGATTGCCTTTTCTTAGAAGATATGGAAAGTATATTTTGATAGATAGTCATAGGGTAGATGCTCTGCATAGATGGTTCTTAAAATACGGAGATGTAGCGGTATTTGGCTTTAGATTCGTTCCAGAATTAAGGGCATTGATTTCTTATCCAGCTGGAGTAGCACAAATGAGAATACTAAAATTCATCGGATTCACACTCTTGGGCCATATAATTTGGGATGTTACTCTATCCCTTTTAGGTTATCATTTAGCAAATCAGATTAACTACGTCATAAGTTTAGCTGAAAAATTTGGAGTATATGCATTGGTCGTCACAATCCTCTTAATACTTATATATCTAGTTGCAAGAGTCCTAATAATGAGGAGAAGTCATTAG
- a CDS encoding alcohol dehydrogenase catalytic domain-containing protein, which translates to MKAAILNQFNSPFSIGNAEARGIGVKVNVAYTGICGRDLVIWKGGFRNLKLPLILGHEIVGYYKGKPVAIYPNLYCGNCEYCKSGKENLCDNALILGEGEITGGYAEEVIVPERNIIPLPDDKLEKYAAAMDPVATAIHASKLANLDKNSKVLVTGAGGGVGIHLVQYLKNLGVTNVYGLTSKGEKLRELGVIPISDLKGEKFDVVFEIVGSKTINDSLRALKKEGTLVLIGNTEGEPITLQRPAMTIMRQHKIVGSASYTKAEYEEAIKLIGEGKIKAIYEIYELERVNEAYKRLIERKVLGRAVLKVM; encoded by the coding sequence ATGAAAGCTGCTATACTTAATCAATTTAATTCTCCTTTTTCGATAGGTAACGCAGAAGCTAGAGGAATTGGAGTGAAGGTTAATGTAGCTTATACTGGAATATGCGGAAGGGATCTAGTAATCTGGAAAGGGGGTTTTAGGAACCTTAAATTACCACTAATTTTAGGGCATGAAATAGTGGGATATTATAAGGGAAAACCAGTAGCAATATATCCAAACTTATACTGTGGAAATTGTGAGTATTGCAAAAGTGGGAAAGAGAACTTATGCGACAATGCGTTAATTTTGGGTGAGGGGGAAATAACTGGTGGTTATGCTGAAGAAGTTATTGTCCCGGAAAGAAATATTATACCATTACCAGATGACAAGCTGGAAAAATACGCTGCTGCAATGGATCCAGTTGCAACTGCAATTCACGCTTCTAAACTTGCAAATCTCGATAAGAATAGTAAAGTTTTAGTTACTGGAGCAGGAGGAGGCGTTGGTATTCACTTAGTACAATATTTGAAGAATTTAGGTGTTACGAATGTATATGGCTTAACTTCTAAAGGTGAAAAACTAAGAGAATTAGGAGTTATACCAATTAGTGACTTAAAAGGCGAGAAGTTTGATGTAGTGTTTGAAATTGTGGGATCAAAGACAATTAATGATTCTCTAAGGGCTTTAAAGAAAGAGGGTACATTAGTTTTAATAGGAAATACTGAAGGGGAGCCCATTACACTGCAAAGACCAGCTATGACTATTATGAGACAACATAAGATAGTTGGATCTGCATCATACACTAAGGCTGAATATGAGGAGGCTATAAAGTTAATAGGTGAAGGTAAAATAAAAGCAATATACGAGATTTACGAGTTGGAAAGGGTTAATGAGGCTTACAAGAGACTAATAGAGAGGAAAGTTCTGGGACGAGCTGTATTGAAGGTAATGTGA
- a CDS encoding RNA-guided endonuclease TnpB family protein, whose translation MLQAPERAVREDSSIEEKIVTIKMKISSPALEPLAEKYMRAKRFVLQWLYEHKTTSLKEVHKALYEVLREKFGLKSKLAQDCYRDAIATYKSWLENPKKGRFPILRNISLWLTPKASYTVDFNTMTAKILGEEVKIIGYPHNLTQYKDFKVKEARLVKRGDYWYLNVTMKKKVQVEKQVKGLMAVDINMDFITLGNDKQVIEIPTRLHNAFHFRKLAENLQKKYQRRWRENKRILNRIRSFHIKAKNIVQDFARKVGKWVVEEAKRLGANYIVLEDLNKMISHVKGLKKDYRDRLYLMQYRRVQHWIEWEAKKHGLNVIYVKPAYSSTTCPRCGYKLKGNGYRMLKCEKCGFEDHRDYIAVCNLYGRGSLTLSTASQMRDVNPNQWEEPSPF comes from the coding sequence ATGCTACAAGCTCCAGAGCGAGCTGTCCGCGAGGACAGTTCCATCGAGGAGAAGATCGTGACAATCAAAATGAAGATCTCCTCCCCGGCTCTGGAGCCCTTAGCTGAAAAGTATATGCGTGCCAAGAGGTTCGTTCTACAATGGTTATATGAACACAAAACCACCTCTCTAAAAGAAGTCCACAAAGCATTGTATGAAGTCCTCAGGGAGAAATTTGGTTTGAAGTCAAAACTTGCTCAAGATTGCTATCGTGATGCTATAGCTACATACAAAAGTTGGTTAGAGAATCCCAAAAAAGGGAGATTTCCAATCTTAAGAAACATCTCCTTATGGTTAACTCCAAAGGCAAGTTATACCGTTGATTTCAACACGATGACAGCAAAGATACTGGGAGAAGAAGTAAAGATTATTGGTTATCCTCATAATCTCACACAGTACAAGGACTTCAAAGTGAAAGAAGCAAGACTAGTTAAGAGAGGAGATTATTGGTATCTTAACGTGACAATGAAAAAGAAAGTACAAGTAGAGAAGCAAGTTAAAGGGCTTATGGCTGTTGACATAAACATGGACTTCATCACGTTAGGTAATGATAAACAAGTTATAGAAATTCCGACACGTCTCCATAATGCTTTTCATTTTAGGAAATTAGCTGAGAATCTGCAGAAGAAATATCAAAGAAGGTGGAGGGAGAATAAGAGGATTCTCAATAGGATTAGGAGCTTTCATATAAAGGCGAAGAATATTGTGCAGGACTTTGCTAGGAAAGTTGGCAAATGGGTGGTTGAGGAAGCAAAGAGATTGGGTGCTAACTACATCGTGTTGGAAGACTTGAACAAGATGATTTCTCATGTGAAAGGGTTGAAGAAAGACTACAGAGATAGATTATATTTGATGCAATACAGACGCGTGCAGCACTGGATTGAGTGGGAAGCAAAGAAGCATGGATTGAACGTGATATACGTTAAACCAGCGTATAGTTCAACTACTTGCCCTAGATGTGGATATAAGCTGAAAGGAAATGGATATAGGATGCTTAAGTGTGAGAAGTGTGGTTTTGAGGATCATCGTGATTATATAGCTGTGTGTAATTTGTATGGGAGGGGGTCTCTGACCCTCTCGACTGCCTCCCAGATGCGGGATGTAAACCCGAACCAATGGGAGGAACCCTCGCCATTTTAA
- a CDS encoding alpha-ketoacid dehydrogenase subunit beta — translation MKIRGIAQAIAEAIRQEMERNDRIVVLGEDVTYWGAVFGFTMGLFDKFGRKRVIDTPITEQTFMGIGVGAASAGLHPVISLMFVDFLGAGFDQMFNHMAKNYYMSGGQYPMPVTIITAIGGGYGDSSQHSQVLYSLFAHLPGFKVVVPSTPYDAKGLTIRALRDNNPVVIFGHKLLTGLPFLPFEGIEEEVPDEPYEVEFGKAAIRREGSDLTIISAGLMVHRSLKASELLEKDGISVEVIDLRTLVPLDEETIVKSAKKTGRVLIVDEDYMSYGMTGEIAFRIQAKALRDIKVPIARLAVPDVPIPFSEPLENAVIPSVNSIYNEAKKLLTIKE, via the coding sequence ACAAGCAATTGCCGAGGCTATAAGGCAAGAAATGGAGAGAAACGATAGGATTGTAGTATTAGGTGAAGATGTTACCTATTGGGGAGCAGTTTTTGGATTTACAATGGGTCTTTTCGATAAATTTGGAAGAAAACGGGTTATTGATACGCCAATTACGGAGCAGACATTCATGGGAATAGGCGTAGGAGCTGCCTCAGCTGGTTTACATCCAGTAATTTCCCTCATGTTCGTTGACTTTCTAGGTGCGGGTTTCGATCAGATGTTCAATCACATGGCTAAGAATTATTATATGAGTGGTGGTCAATATCCAATGCCAGTTACTATAATAACTGCTATAGGTGGTGGATATGGCGATTCGTCTCAACACTCTCAAGTGCTTTATTCACTTTTCGCTCACCTTCCAGGATTTAAAGTAGTTGTACCTTCAACGCCATATGATGCCAAAGGTTTAACGATTAGAGCATTGAGAGATAATAATCCAGTTGTTATTTTCGGCCATAAGTTATTGACCGGATTACCTTTTTTGCCGTTTGAAGGGATTGAAGAGGAAGTTCCTGATGAACCGTATGAAGTTGAATTTGGAAAGGCTGCTATAAGGAGAGAAGGTAGTGATTTAACGATAATATCCGCTGGGCTAATGGTTCATAGAAGCTTAAAGGCTTCAGAGCTTTTAGAAAAGGATGGAATTTCGGTTGAAGTAATAGATTTAAGAACATTAGTACCATTAGATGAGGAAACTATAGTTAAGTCTGCTAAGAAGACTGGAAGGGTATTGATAGTTGATGAGGATTATATGAGTTACGGGATGACTGGGGAAATAGCCTTCAGAATTCAAGCTAAGGCATTAAGGGACATTAAAGTTCCAATTGCTAGATTAGCAGTCCCAGACGTACCAATACCGTTTTCAGAGCCCCTAGAGAATGCTGTAATCCCTAGTGTAAATAGTATATATAATGAGGCAAAGAAATTACTTACCATAAAAGAATGA